A genomic stretch from Strongyloides ratti genome assembly S_ratti_ED321, chromosome : 1 includes:
- a CDS encoding Vacuolar protein sorting-associated protein 35 has translation MVDQPDQLEDIDTNEDFMEEQGLLARLPYYIDDSDFSNQLDLIKKLKRSLGNGGKHRIRYTLPSIVNCLLNISERYSKNCLDDKETKEEFILDIFKFVMSTVNTIYLNGEMAVPAFRYYLQAATAASKLKFDACESVVYELITKAFTLFEEDISDSKEQQDALYLLIGTISFISCLSEENHAPLRNQCFLAVNKMLRKPDQAKMICSVASLYWESMVTENNEVKPVHNGGKVLDCFKKALKVTAQCMEEIVQITLYTYILNYYIYFYENGCTEITEETIQEMIVKIKNNIELLDYYTDNSFLRDGLEKTVDHIKQIKNDNTKSLYKSLTL, from the coding sequence ATGGTTGATCAACCAGACCAACTAGAAGATATTGATACAAATGAAGATTTTATGGAGGAACAAGGACTACTAGCACGCTTACCATACTACATAGATGATTCAGATTTTTCAAATCAATTAgatcttataaaaaaactaaaacGTTCATTAGGTAATGGTGGAAAACACCGAATTCGATATACATTACCATCAATAgttaattgtttattaaatatttctgaAAGATATTCTAAAAATTGTTTAGATGACAAAGAAACTAAAGAAGAATTTATTTTGGatatattcaaatttgtTATGAGTACTGTTAATACAATTTACCTAAATGGTGAAATGGCAGTACCGGCTTTTAGGTATTATTTACAAGCAGCCACTGCTGCAAgcaaattaaaatttgatgCTTGTGAATCGGTCGTGTACGAACTTATTACAAAAGCATTTACATTGTTTGAAGAAGATATTAGTGATAGTAAAGAACAACAGGATGCATTATATCTTCTTATAGGAacaatttcatttatatcaTGTTTATCAGAAGAAAATCATGCACCTTTGAGAAATCAATGTTTTTTGGctgtaaataaaatgttgAGAAAACCTGATCAAGCAAAGATGATATGTTCTGTTGCTTCATTATACTGGGAATCTATGGTAACTGAAAATAATGAAGTAAAACCTGTACATAATGGAGGTAAAGTATTGGATTGTTTCAAGAAGGCACTTAAAGTTACAGCACAGTGCATGGAAGAAATTGTTCAAATTacattatatacatatattcttaactattatatctatttttatgaGAACGGATGTACTGAAATTACTGAAGAAACCATTCAAGAAatgattgtaaaaattaaaaacaatattgaATTACTAGACTACTATACTGACAACAGCTTCTTGAGAGATGGATTAGAAAAAACAGTTGATcatattaaacaaattaaaaatgataacacAAAATCTCTCTATAAATCACTTACTTTGTAa